gaagcccccagccccccaaggtGCCCCTCGggacccttccccagccccccaaggTGCCCCTcgggacccccagggccccccagcccccaaggTGCCCCTCggacccttccccagccccccaaggTGCCCCTcggggcccccagccccccaagatGCCCctcgggacccccccagggagcccccagcccgccaagccccacccccagcccccttaGGACCCTCCCAAGTCCCTCAAGGgaccccttgggtgcccccccgacccccccccccccccccactcacggTGAGGACGGGGACGGCGGTGACCAGGGCGTAgaccagggcgggggggggcgcggctggcggcgggggggccggggtaGGGGCGCCCGTAGGCGGGGTCCCCGGCAGAAGAACCCCCCGTCGTGCACCGGGAAAGCGTCCGTGAACTCCAGCTGGTAGGCGAGGGCCGCCGTGCCCCCCAGGAtgcccagctgggggggggcaccgatggggacccccaaaaccccagctgggggggggcacccgctgggacccccccaaaccccgggcaTGGGGACCCAGGCAGCCggcacccccccaaacccccggcacagggaccccaggggCCGTGCCCCCCAGGAtgcccagctggggggggggcaccgatggggacccccaaaaccccagctggggggggcacccgctgggacccccccaaaccccgggcaTGGGGACCCaggcagccgggacccccccaaacccctggcacagggaccccagggccGTGCCCCCCAGGATGCCCAGCTGGGGGGGTGGCACTgatggggacccccaaaaccccagctggggggggcacccgctgggacccccccaaaccccgggcaTGGGGACCCaggcagccgggacccccccaaaccccgggcaTGGGGACACAGGTGGCCAGGACCCCCAAACCTCAGCAAGGGACTGCCGTGCCCCCCAGGATGCCCAGCTGGGGGGCGGGCACCGATGGGGACCCCCAAAactccagctggggggggggacccgctgggacccccccaaacctcgGGCTTGGGGACCCAGGCagccaggaccccccaaaccccagctgggggggacacacccgctgtgacccccccaaaccctgggcaTGGGGACCCCAGCATGTGGGGgcctccccccccaaaccccattgTCACCCCCCCAATGCCAAATTGGGGACCCCTGCGTCGGGGGGGTCCCCGGTGTTGGGGGGCGGGACCCCAATATCTGAGGATACCCCGGTGtccgggggggcaccccgggTTTTTCTGGGGGGTACCCCGGTATCTGGGGGTACTCCGGTGCCCAGGGGTGTACTccggttttttttggggggctacCCCGGTGTCGGGGGGGGAACCCCGGTATCTGAGGATATCCTGGTGTCCAGAGGGGTACCccgtttttttgggggggtccccctaccctcccccccccccgtacctCCACGAAGAGGAAGCAGGGACGATGGATCCGCTGCGCTTCACCTCCCGCCGGGGGGccgccatggcggggggggggcaccccgggacccccgggctcggatggggggggggctcccGCGCACGCGCTggtgggagaggggggaggggtgTCAGTGCCAcacccatccccacccccccaccccgccctgccccccacccgcccggatacctgggtccccccaaaaagggggacccccccccaaaagggaccccccccaaaggggaccccccaaaaaggggaaaCCCTCCCAAAAAGGGGACCCCCCCACAAAAGGGACCCCCCCCCGAAGGGGACCCCCCAGAAAGggggaccccctccccaaaaggggacaccccccccccaaaaagggggaccgccccatcccccgcccccccgggacgcctgggtccccccgacCCTCACCCGCCTCCTTCACGCCGCCGCCAtcgccgggggggccgcgggaaGGCGGTGGCGCTGTCGCGACAGAGGCATCGCGatactgcgggggggggggggggttgaggggaTGGCGGCCGCTGATTGGATGCCGTCGAGACCCCGGCGTCCGAGCCCGCCCGCGCAGCGCGCATGCGCGAGAGGCGGGGCGCAGCAGGTGCTTGAGGGGCGGGGGCTCCAGCAGGTGCTTACCCCGCCCCTTCAGCCCTAAGCTCCGCCCCACCGCCCGCCAGGTGttgggcggggccgggcgcccaggtgcggggcggggccggggtcacgtgggcgggggcggggcggacGGGAGCGGTCGGAGCCgacgggagcggagcggggcggtgagcggggcccctccccccccggggggaccccggcgatcggggggggcggggccgaggggggtcacccccccacacccctccccccaccgTGGACCTTGACCCTGGGTCCCTCCCGAGGGGCCCcacgaggggggggggggggcagaactcctggggcccccccggggggtcactggggggtcgagggggggaggggcaggttggggggtcccgggggggggcgggggggtgccggggagggggcgttggggagcctggggaggtcccaagaggtgtctgggggggtcccaggggtgtctgGGGGCTTTAGGGTGTCCGGAGGGTTTGGGGTGTCCCCGtgggagcctggggggggggtcccgggggtatttggggggtctcggggggggccTGACCGTGTCCCCGCAGCCGCAGgagccccggggccccccgccgACGCCCCGCCATGGCGGGTGCCCCCCGCCtcgccctggccctggccctgccctgcctggccctcgCCCAGAGTAGGTACCTGGGGGGCCGGGAGCCCGGGTCcgtcccggggggggctggggggggccccgggccccgccgtgctgggacttggggggggggcccggacacccgggtccctcccaggggggttatgggggggccCGGACACCTGGGCCCTGCCGTGATGGGGCTTAGGGGGGGGACCCGGACACCTGGGCCCCTCccggggggggttatggggggccCCCGGACGCCTGGGCCCCTCCgtggtggggcttgggggggggcccGGACACCTGGGCCCCTCCcagggggggttatggggggcccagacacctgggtccctccatttaggggtgatgggggggtcccggacgcctgggtccctccatttgggggttatgggggggtccCCGGACGCCTGGGCCCCCTCTGTACAGatcggggggggttggggtgtccccggacgcctgggtcccctccccagcgGATGCGGGGCCGGTTTTgggtgccggggcggggccgTGACTCAACGCTGGGCGTCGACAGGTGGATGGGGGGGGGCGGATGCCTGGGGCCCCCTGTGACCCCCCATTTCATTCCCAGCCTCTCCCAGTGTGACCAGTAACAGCACCAGTAACAGCACAGCCCCCAATGGTGGCGGCGGCCTCTCGGTgagttggggggaggggggggtgttcaTGGGGGtaccccaaatttggggggggtgtccctgggaggtgtttggggggacccagccTGGCTGGTGGGGGGTCCCTGCGGTGTTGGGGGGCTCCTGGGATGGTTGGGGTGGTCACTGGGGTCCTcaagggggctcgggggggtcactggggctccttggggggtccccaagccATTTGGGGGGGTTGTTGAGGATCCCCAggagggttggggggggcagggtgtCCCTGAGAGTATTGAGGGGTCCCCGGGGTCTTTGGGGGGTTCCCCAAGGTGTccctggggggcttgggggggtccccagggtgtccaTGGGAGGTTCGGGGGGGTCCCAAGGgcctggggggtcccaagggtgttccttggggtcttggggggtccccAGAGTGTCCCTGAGAGTACTGGGGGGACCCCAAgctgtccctggggggggtcactaggtgttttgggggggtccctagGGTCCAcgggaggtttgggggtccccagggtatCCCTGGAGGGTTTGTGGGGGTCCCCAGGTACTTTGGGGGGGTCCTCAGGGTGTCCCTGAGAgcactgggggggtccccagagccTTTGGGGGTCTCCCCAGGAGGtttgggggttcctggggggggggcggtAGGGTCTCCCCATCAGCTTTGGGGTGTCCCATTCCCCCCCCCTCAGGTGGCGGGGGAGGTGGCGCTGACGGTggtgctggggggtctgggggcctTCGGCCTCGTGGGGCTCCTGGTCTTCCTCGCCCTGCGCCTGCGGGAGAAGCGCCGCACCGAGGGCTCGTACCGGCCCAGCCGCGAGGAGCAGGCGGgggcccgcgccccccccccccggcccccctgcgCCTGCCCCCCGAGGAGCGCCTCATCTGACCCCCCCCCCTCGCACGAGGGGCTTCGCACGAGGGGCCTCGCACGACGGCCGGGAGCGAATCGCACGGGGAGCGCGtcgtgccccccccaccccccccccgccaccacctCGCACGAGGGCCTTGCACCACGGCCTCGCACGAGGGGGTCTCGCACGAGGGGGTCTCGCACGAGGAGGGGAGGGGTCTCGGACTCGCACGCCGCCTGGAtggtgccacccccccccccccagccaggggaggggggagaatttCTATAAAAGTCTATTTTTTGAGATAAAAACGTCAAAAAATGGTGGTTTGGTGGTtgttgcccccctccccccaaaatccccccccttTTTGGGGTAACCTGGGGGGGGGTCGCCCTTggggccccccccaaaccacacaGGGTAGGATCTGGGGTTGTTATTGCCTTcagaccccccccccagcgcaccccaaaacccatcccgggggggggggctgcctgcaccccatGGGGGTGCCCTATGGGGGGGCAAAGTGGAGGGGGGGGTGCTTGGGAAATTTTGGCGGTACCCCCAATTTGGGGGGGTAATTCCCCTAGAGGGAAACTGNNNNNNNNNNNNNNNNNNNNNNNNNNNNNNNNNNNNNNNNNNNNNNNNNNNNNNNNNNNNNNNNNNNNNNNNNNNNNNNNNNNNNNNNNNNNNNNNNNNNNNNNNNNNNNNNNNNNNNNNNNNNNNNNNNNNNNNNNNNNNNNNNNNNNNNNNNNNNNNNNNNNNNNNNNNNNNNNNNNNNNNNNNNNNNNNNNNNNNNNAGACCAgcgacacccccagccccaccctcGTCACCACGTCCAGCACCCAGttttccttggggggggggggggggggggggagggtgcgACACATCAGACAcccccccccgtgcctcagtttccctatagGGTGACCCAGGTgcctggaggggggggaggggcttgTGGGGGGTGTTATGGGGTGGTCCATggccgggggggggcacaggagggtcctgggggggtccccagggcatcCTGGGGGGGTTATTGGGCTCTCAGGGGAgtcctggggggcactgggggtcttgtgggggtttggggtgacccgaggtgggggggggcacagggagggtcctggggggggtccccagggcatcCTGGGGGGGTTATTGGGGCTCTCAGGGGAGtcctgggggcactgggggtcttgtgggggtttggggtgacccgaggtggggggggggggcacaggagggtcctggggggtccccagggcatcCTGGGGGGTTATTGGGGCTCTcaggggagtcctgggggggcactgggggtctTGTGGGGTGACCCAAAAGGTGGGGGGAGACCCcaggagggtccccgggggggtcctggggtgggtcctgggggtcccaggggtgcgtttggggtgcccagggcatcctgggggggttattgggggtctcaggggagtcctgggggggcactgggggtcttgtgggggtttggggtgaCCCGAGGTGGGGGGGAGGCacaggagggtcctggggggggtcctgtgggggaattcggggggtcccaggggtgcgtttggggtccctggggcatCCCGGGGGCGTTATTGGGGGTctcacggggtttggggtgacCTGAGATGGGGAGGGCACAGGAGGGtccggggggggtcctggggggggattgggggtcTCAGTAGAGCCCTGGGGGCTtctgggggctttgggggtcccaggggcatcctggggggatattgggggtctCAGGGGAGTCCTGGGGGTCCTGTGGGGCTTTGGGGTGAcccaggaggtgggggggggccccagaagggtcccgggggggtcctggggtgggtct
The genomic region above belongs to Calonectris borealis chromosome 31, bCalBor7.hap1.2, whole genome shotgun sequence and contains:
- the CRB3 gene encoding protein crumbs homolog 3; the protein is MAGAPRLALALALPCLALAQTSPSVTSNSTSNSTAPNGGGGLSVAGEVALTVVLGGLGAFGLVGLLVFLALRLREKRRTEGSYRPSREEQAGARAPPPRPPCACPPRSASSDPPPSHEGLRTRGLARRPGANRTGSASCPPHPPPATTSHEGLAPRPRTRGSRTRGSRTRRGGVSDSHAAWMVPPPPPQPGEGGEFL